In a single window of the Desulfovibrio sp. ZJ209 genome:
- the tsaD gene encoding tRNA (adenosine(37)-N6)-threonylcarbamoyltransferase complex transferase subunit TsaD, with protein MLVLGIESSCDETALALVEAGRPLASVLASQADIHALFGGVVPELASREHYRYMGPLFDELMRRARLEPAAIDLVCASRGPGLLGSLLVGVGFAKALALGLGVPFLGVDHLHAHLLAAGIDHDLAFPSLGLLVSGGHTHIYRMEAPWRFLTLGRTLDDAAGEAFDKAAKLAGLPYPGGALLDRLARTGDPGDIALPRPYLDNDTLDFSFSGLKTAAALWLEKSCPERWPRPLPSPEEAPKALRDFCAAFNEAVVDTLCAKTERALRRNPDIRTLVLAGGAAANSLLRERAAALMRARGGRCLVPPPRLCTDNAVMTAYAGWLLGKAGYFHDLAMETIPRGRKIPEDMLRAPGP; from the coding sequence ATGCTCGTTCTCGGTATCGAAAGTTCCTGCGATGAGACCGCCCTCGCCCTCGTGGAAGCGGGGCGCCCGCTGGCCTCGGTGCTCGCCAGCCAGGCCGATATCCACGCCCTCTTCGGCGGCGTCGTGCCGGAACTGGCCTCGCGCGAGCATTACCGCTACATGGGGCCGCTCTTTGACGAGCTCATGCGGCGCGCGCGCCTTGAGCCCGCCGCCATCGACCTTGTCTGCGCCTCGCGCGGGCCCGGGCTGCTCGGCAGCCTGCTCGTGGGCGTGGGTTTTGCCAAGGCCCTCGCCCTGGGCCTCGGGGTGCCCTTCCTCGGCGTCGACCACTTGCACGCGCACCTGCTGGCAGCGGGCATCGACCATGACCTGGCCTTCCCCTCGCTCGGGCTGCTGGTCTCGGGCGGCCATACCCACATCTACCGCATGGAGGCGCCCTGGCGCTTCCTCACCCTGGGCCGCACCCTGGACGACGCCGCCGGCGAGGCATTTGACAAGGCGGCAAAGCTCGCGGGGCTCCCCTATCCCGGCGGCGCGCTGCTCGACAGGCTCGCCCGCACGGGCGACCCGGGCGACATCGCGCTGCCCCGGCCCTATCTGGACAACGACACCCTTGATTTCAGTTTCAGCGGCCTCAAGACCGCGGCAGCCCTCTGGCTGGAAAAGTCCTGCCCGGAGCGGTGGCCCAGGCCCCTGCCCTCCCCGGAGGAAGCCCCAAAGGCCCTGCGCGATTTCTGCGCCGCCTTCAACGAGGCCGTGGTCGACACCCTGTGCGCCAAGACGGAGCGCGCCCTGCGGCGGAACCCCGACATCCGCACCCTCGTCCTGGCCGGCGGCGCGGCCGCCAACAGCCTGCTCAGGGAGCGCGCGGCGGCACTCATGCGCGCACGCGGCGGCCGCTGCCTCGTGCCGCCGCCCAGGCTTTGCACCGACAATGCCGTCATGACGGCCTACGCCGGCTGGCTGCTCGGGAAGGCGGGTTATTTCCATGACCTCGCCATGGAGACCATCCCGCGCGGGCGCAAGATCCCCGAGGACATGCTGCGCGCGCCGGGGCCCTGA
- the fbp gene encoding class 1 fructose-bisphosphatase: MADITVTEHLLLHQKRSPHATGQFTGLLYDLILSGKSIARRINKAGLLDILGGTGEVNVQGEDVQKMDAIANRIMIYRMERCGALCAMSSEEEAELIRVGPEFPRGDYILIFDPLDGSSNIDINVDVGTIFSILRRPAGNTGEVTVDEVLQPGIQQVGAGYILYGPSTMLVLSTGQGVHGFTLDPGVGEFLLSHPDMQIPEQGYIYSVNEGYWRYWDQPTREVVKWFHNCESPDGKPYSARYVGALVADFHRTLLRGGIYMYPADQRKPEGKLRMMCEANPLAFLAEQAGGRASDGRQRILEKKPDRLHARTPLFIGSRKDVEAVERIYAEQS, encoded by the coding sequence ATGGCTGACATTACGGTTACCGAGCACCTTCTCCTGCACCAGAAGCGTTCGCCCCACGCAACGGGCCAGTTCACCGGCCTGCTCTACGACCTCATCCTCTCGGGCAAATCCATCGCGCGGCGCATCAACAAGGCCGGCCTGCTCGACATTCTGGGGGGCACCGGCGAAGTCAATGTCCAGGGCGAGGATGTCCAGAAAATGGACGCCATCGCCAACAGGATCATGATCTACCGCATGGAGCGCTGCGGCGCGCTCTGCGCCATGAGCTCCGAGGAAGAGGCCGAGCTTATCCGCGTCGGGCCCGAATTTCCGCGCGGCGACTACATCCTCATCTTCGACCCGCTGGACGGCTCCTCCAATATCGACATCAATGTGGATGTGGGCACCATCTTCTCCATCCTGCGGCGCCCCGCCGGCAACACCGGCGAAGTGACCGTGGATGAGGTACTCCAGCCCGGCATCCAGCAGGTGGGCGCGGGCTACATCCTCTACGGCCCCTCCACCATGCTCGTTTTGAGCACCGGCCAGGGTGTGCACGGCTTCACGCTCGACCCGGGCGTGGGCGAGTTCCTGCTCTCCCATCCCGACATGCAGATCCCCGAGCAAGGCTATATCTATTCCGTCAACGAAGGCTACTGGCGCTATTGGGACCAGCCCACGCGCGAGGTGGTCAAGTGGTTCCACAATTGCGAGAGCCCGGACGGCAAGCCCTATTCCGCCCGCTATGTGGGCGCGCTCGTGGCGGACTTTCACCGCACCCTGCTTCGCGGCGGCATCTATATGTACCCGGCCGACCAGCGCAAGCCCGAGGGCAAGTTGCGGATGATGTGCGAGGCCAACCCGCTGGCCTTCCTCGCGGAGCAGGCCGGGGGCAGGGCCAGCGACGGGCGCCAGCGCATCCTTGAGAAAAAGCCCGACCGGCTGCACGCGCGCACGCCGCTCTTCATCGGCTCGCGCAAGGACGTGGAGGCCGTGGAGCGCATCTACGCCGAACAATCCTAG
- a CDS encoding tetratricopeptide repeat protein: protein MTEKIEWYKEVLELEPNSKVFFPLARLLADAGRDDEAIAALEHGLERHSEFLEARLFLIELLYRTGRQDACARQIERLSAMFSAYAGFWQAWAACLSEVDGEADTATVLRFLAAHFVHGPLSLHEVLNRGLDSLEQGGAPRAAAPAREPMKPAAAAPKAPPAPVAAPAEEIVEERMEAAPAASEVSIEEAAAAPLWEGAPAEAASTLSADTAHPEDDSEEHFSLRTRSMAEVLAEQGDIRGALDIYNELAAAATLPEECADLQHRIATLTARLGHQTEAPQPAAPAEEENGRSTDRLISMLEALAERVEARARG, encoded by the coding sequence ATGACGGAAAAGATTGAATGGTATAAAGAGGTGCTCGAGCTCGAGCCCAATTCCAAGGTCTTCTTCCCGCTCGCCCGGCTGCTCGCCGACGCAGGCCGCGATGACGAAGCCATCGCCGCTCTGGAACACGGCCTCGAGCGCCACAGCGAATTTCTGGAAGCCCGGCTCTTCCTCATCGAGCTTTTGTACAGGACCGGCCGGCAGGATGCCTGCGCGCGGCAGATAGAACGGCTGAGTGCCATGTTTTCCGCCTATGCCGGCTTCTGGCAGGCGTGGGCGGCCTGCCTTTCCGAAGTGGACGGCGAGGCGGACACGGCCACGGTGCTGCGCTTTCTGGCGGCCCACTTCGTTCACGGCCCGCTTTCGCTGCACGAGGTGCTCAACCGCGGGCTGGACAGCCTGGAGCAGGGTGGCGCCCCACGGGCAGCCGCCCCGGCCCGCGAACCCATGAAGCCCGCGGCAGCCGCGCCTAAAGCTCCGCCTGCGCCTGTCGCCGCGCCTGCGGAAGAGATCGTGGAAGAGCGCATGGAAGCGGCCCCGGCGGCCAGCGAAGTGAGCATTGAGGAAGCCGCGGCCGCTCCGCTGTGGGAAGGAGCGCCCGCTGAGGCCGCAAGCACCCTTTCGGCCGACACCGCGCATCCCGAGGATGACAGCGAGGAGCATTTCTCGCTCAGGACGCGCTCCATGGCCGAAGTGCTCGCCGAGCAGGGCGACATCCGCGGCGCGCTGGATATTTACAATGAGCTCGCGGCCGCGGCCACCCTCCCCGAGGAATGCGCGGACCTTCAGCACCGCATCGCCACCCTCACCGCGCGCCTCGGCCACCAGACCGAAGCGCCGCAGCCAGCCGCCCCCGCCGAGGAGGAGAACGGCCGGAGCACCGACCGGCTCATCAGCATGCTTGAGGCCCTTGCGGAACGGGTGGAGGCCAGGGCCAGGGGCTGA
- a CDS encoding septum formation initiator family protein — protein sequence MFWRVTILLILGVFNLALFSRMIWGPTGLVEYRDLKRQHAALLTQISDLDAQNRALSKDIRLLQSDSQYVEKMIRQRLHYMRDNEVLYLFGSSAQTSPGAPAHDGKD from the coding sequence ATGTTCTGGCGCGTCACCATCCTGCTCATTCTGGGTGTTTTCAACCTTGCCCTGTTCAGCCGCATGATATGGGGCCCCACCGGGCTTGTGGAATACCGCGACCTCAAGCGCCAGCACGCCGCCCTGCTCACCCAGATAAGCGACCTCGACGCCCAGAACAGGGCGCTCAGCAAGGATATCCGGCTCTTGCAGTCCGACAGCCAGTATGTGGAAAAAATGATCCGCCAGCGCCTGCACTACATGCGGGACAACGAGGTGCTCTACCTCTTTGGAAGCTCGGCCCAAACCAGCCCCGGAGCCCCGGCCCATGACGGAAAAGATTGA
- the pgsA gene encoding CDP-diacylglycerol--glycerol-3-phosphate 3-phosphatidyltransferase yields MLNLANKITLLRILMAPLVVVLLYFQGPKLCIVAALVFIFAAITDWMDGYIARHAGMVTSMGKFLDPLADKVLICSVLIMFVELDWAPAWVVIVIVCRELVVTGLRAMAIDEGIVLAADKFGKAKTVLQIAAIIPITLHYPFFGLRLWPIGEALLYASMAVAVFSGVNYCRYFYRHAAASVTSGKSA; encoded by the coding sequence ATGCTCAACCTTGCCAATAAAATCACCCTGCTGCGCATCCTCATGGCGCCGCTCGTCGTCGTCCTCCTGTATTTCCAAGGGCCGAAGCTCTGTATCGTGGCCGCGCTGGTCTTTATTTTCGCCGCCATCACCGACTGGATGGACGGCTATATCGCCCGCCATGCCGGCATGGTCACGAGCATGGGCAAATTCCTTGACCCCCTGGCGGACAAGGTGCTCATCTGCTCCGTGCTCATCATGTTCGTTGAGCTGGACTGGGCGCCCGCATGGGTGGTCATCGTCATCGTCTGCCGCGAGCTCGTGGTGACGGGCCTGCGCGCCATGGCCATCGACGAGGGCATCGTCCTCGCCGCCGACAAGTTCGGCAAGGCCAAGACGGTGCTCCAGATCGCGGCCATCATCCCCATCACGCTCCATTATCCCTTTTTCGGCCTCAGGCTCTGGCCCATCGGCGAGGCGCTGCTCTATGCCTCCATGGCCGTGGCCGTGTTCTCGGGCGTCAACTATTGCCGGTATTTCTACCGGCATGCCGCTGCCAGCGTCACTTCGGGAAAATCGGCATGA
- a CDS encoding cation diffusion facilitator family transporter: MDREKYICRVTLAGSAVNLLLVAFKFIAGILGHSSAMVADAAHSLSDFASDVIVLLCLRVAGKPEDEDHAYGHGKFETLASVAIGLLLLATGIGLFWDGAGTILAFARGESLMAPTGLALAAAVISLIVKETLYHYTMAAARKADSSTLKANAWHHRSDALSSIATLVGIGGAMLPGEGWRILDPLAACLISIFIVVMAFSLMKPGIDELMEKSLPDAERAEIEHIIASTEGVLGFHRLRTRRMGVNRAIEAHIKLDGSLSLREAHDIASLLEKRLKDRLGEKTHVGIHMEPAAAQKAQA, translated from the coding sequence TTGGATCGGGAAAAATATATTTGCCGCGTGACCCTGGCGGGGAGCGCCGTCAACCTGCTCCTCGTGGCCTTCAAGTTCATTGCCGGCATCCTCGGGCACAGCTCGGCCATGGTGGCCGACGCCGCTCATTCGCTCTCCGACTTCGCTTCGGATGTCATCGTCCTCCTGTGCCTGCGGGTGGCGGGCAAGCCCGAGGACGAGGACCACGCCTACGGCCACGGCAAGTTCGAGACACTGGCGTCCGTTGCCATCGGCCTCCTCCTGCTTGCCACCGGCATTGGCCTGTTCTGGGACGGCGCGGGGACGATCCTCGCCTTCGCGCGGGGCGAATCGCTCATGGCGCCCACCGGCCTCGCGTTGGCGGCGGCGGTGATCTCGCTCATCGTGAAGGAAACGCTCTATCACTATACCATGGCGGCAGCCAGAAAGGCCGATTCCTCAACGCTCAAGGCCAATGCCTGGCATCACCGAAGCGACGCCCTGAGCTCCATCGCGACGCTCGTCGGCATTGGCGGGGCCATGCTCCCGGGCGAGGGCTGGCGCATCCTTGACCCCTTGGCTGCCTGCCTCATCAGCATCTTTATCGTGGTGATGGCCTTTTCGCTCATGAAACCGGGCATCGACGAACTCATGGAAAAGTCGCTTCCCGATGCGGAAAGGGCGGAAATCGAGCACATCATCGCCTCAACAGAGGGCGTTCTCGGCTTCCATCGCCTGCGTACGCGGCGCATGGGCGTGAACCGCGCCATCGAGGCGCATATAAAACTGGATGGCAGCCTTTCCTTGCGTGAGGCGCATGACATTGCCTCGCTGCTCGAGAAACGCTTGAAGGACCGCCTCGGTGAGAAGACGCATGTGGGCATCCATATGGAGCCCGCCGCTGCGCAGAAAGCACAGGCATAG
- a CDS encoding permease — protein MTPLDPRLSSTQKKPAPPGNEAATCCCSRPATRPGDTAQGAGGRRRYILKAAAVALLWAFAYCAIEPAAHWLVFSLPGLSPGSHLGQALEFFFYDTAKILLLLFALIYVIAWLRASFHVEHVRAYLVGKRRVLGYFLGALFGSITPFCSCSSIPLFLGFTTARIPFGITMAFLITSPLINEIAVVLLWGLLGWKFTFLYVLVGIVAGMAGGVFMDAMRAERWLQPFILDARRLPPPLLARSGKSQKLGIGQRHVFAWGEMRSIFARVWKWVILGVAAGAALHGFVPDNWFAEHLGAGQWWTVPGAVLLAIPLYSNVTGIVPVMESLLLKGLPLGTTLAFCMSAVAASIPEVMLLRQIMTFRLQALFIGCLWVIFTLIGWIFNSIGPVLL, from the coding sequence ATGACTCCGCTTGACCCTCGTTTATCCTCGACCCAGAAAAAACCGGCACCGCCCGGCAACGAAGCGGCGACGTGCTGTTGTTCAAGGCCAGCGACGCGCCCGGGCGACACAGCTCAGGGTGCCGGAGGGAGGCGCCGGTATATCCTCAAGGCTGCGGCTGTCGCCCTCCTCTGGGCTTTCGCCTATTGCGCCATTGAGCCGGCTGCCCATTGGCTCGTCTTTTCCCTGCCCGGGCTCTCCCCCGGCTCGCATCTTGGTCAAGCGCTCGAATTTTTCTTCTATGATACGGCAAAAATCCTCTTGCTCCTCTTTGCGCTCATCTATGTAATAGCATGGCTGCGCGCTTCGTTCCATGTGGAGCACGTGCGCGCATATCTTGTAGGCAAGCGGCGCGTTCTCGGGTATTTTCTCGGGGCCCTGTTCGGCTCCATAACGCCCTTCTGCTCCTGCTCCAGCATACCCTTGTTCCTCGGCTTCACCACGGCGCGCATTCCTTTCGGCATCACCATGGCTTTTCTCATCACATCGCCGCTCATCAATGAAATCGCCGTGGTGCTCTTGTGGGGCCTCCTCGGCTGGAAATTCACCTTCCTCTATGTGCTTGTGGGCATCGTTGCGGGCATGGCCGGCGGCGTTTTCATGGATGCCATGAGGGCGGAGCGCTGGCTCCAGCCCTTCATCCTCGATGCCAGGCGCCTCCCTCCTCCCTTGCTCGCCCGCAGCGGGAAAAGCCAGAAGTTGGGCATTGGCCAGCGCCACGTCTTTGCCTGGGGCGAGATGCGCTCGATTTTCGCCCGCGTCTGGAAATGGGTGATCCTCGGGGTTGCCGCGGGGGCCGCGCTGCACGGTTTTGTGCCCGACAACTGGTTTGCCGAGCACCTCGGCGCGGGCCAATGGTGGACGGTGCCCGGGGCCGTGCTTCTTGCAATACCGCTGTATTCCAATGTGACGGGCATCGTGCCGGTGATGGAGAGCCTGTTGCTGAAGGGCCTGCCGCTCGGCACCACGCTCGCCTTCTGCATGAGCGCGGTGGCGGCGAGCATCCCGGAAGTCATGCTTCTGCGACAGATAATGACCTTCCGGCTTCAGGCGCTCTTCATCGGCTGCCTGTGGGTGATATTCACGCTCATTGGCTGGATCTTCAACAGCATCGGCCCCGTGCTGCTTTGA
- a CDS encoding metalloregulator ArsR/SmtB family transcription factor: MRERHKRSIAEQAKIFKALGHPSRLLMVDALRDGEKCVCELRELVGDDMSTISRHLAVLREAGVVTSEKRGTSIYYRLRLGCLDQFLHCTAAAVQQKAREQLKAVQSR; encoded by the coding sequence ATGCGAGAGCGGCATAAACGCTCCATCGCCGAGCAGGCAAAAATATTCAAGGCTCTGGGGCATCCCAGCCGCCTGCTCATGGTCGACGCCCTCCGCGATGGCGAGAAGTGCGTTTGCGAACTGAGGGAACTGGTGGGCGATGACATGTCCACCATCTCGCGGCATCTCGCCGTCTTGCGTGAAGCCGGCGTGGTCACGAGCGAAAAACGCGGGACGAGCATCTATTACCGCCTGCGGTTGGGCTGCCTGGACCAGTTTCTCCACTGCACAGCCGCCGCGGTTCAGCAGAAAGCACGGGAACAGCTCAAGGCAGTGCAGTCGCGGTAG
- a CDS encoding Mrp/NBP35 family ATP-binding protein: MSSCSSCPSGASCSHSTSHGGDGNCNDQLALQDRRIAQTLAGIRHKIFVMSGKGGVGKSSVTVNTAAALAAHGHKVGILDVDMHGPSVPNLLGLKGAVEIDPETGLMLPAVCTDDLSVISMDSFLEDRDQAILWRGPKKASAIRQFLADVKWGALDYLLIDSPPGTGDEHMTVLKSIPDAQCVVVTTPQEISLADVRKAINFLQYADAAILGMVENMSGLVCPNCGTEIDLFKKGGGRELAESCGIRFLGAIPLDPATVVAADRGVPVVNLEGNCPAKAAFLALADAIAEACDSSLEALSAPATKK, from the coding sequence ATGTCCTCCTGCTCCTCCTGCCCCTCGGGCGCGTCCTGCTCGCACTCCACCTCCCATGGCGGCGACGGCAACTGCAATGACCAGCTCGCCCTCCAGGACAGGCGCATCGCCCAGACCCTCGCCGGCATCCGCCACAAGATCTTCGTCATGAGCGGCAAGGGCGGCGTGGGCAAAAGCTCCGTCACCGTCAATACGGCGGCCGCCCTCGCCGCCCACGGGCACAAGGTCGGCATCCTCGATGTGGACATGCACGGGCCGAGCGTGCCCAACCTGCTCGGGCTCAAGGGCGCGGTGGAGATCGACCCGGAAACCGGGCTCATGCTGCCGGCCGTGTGCACGGACGATCTCTCGGTCATTTCCATGGATTCCTTTCTTGAGGACAGGGACCAGGCCATCCTCTGGCGCGGCCCCAAGAAAGCCTCGGCCATCCGGCAATTTCTGGCCGATGTCAAATGGGGCGCGCTCGACTACCTGCTCATCGACTCCCCTCCGGGCACCGGCGACGAGCACATGACCGTGCTGAAAAGCATCCCGGACGCCCAGTGCGTGGTCGTGACCACCCCGCAGGAGATTTCGCTCGCCGATGTGCGCAAGGCCATCAACTTCCTCCAGTACGCCGATGCGGCCATCCTCGGCATGGTGGAGAACATGAGCGGCCTTGTGTGCCCCAATTGCGGCACCGAGATCGACCTGTTCAAGAAGGGCGGCGGCCGCGAGCTGGCTGAAAGCTGCGGCATCCGCTTCCTGGGCGCCATCCCGCTGGACCCGGCCACGGTGGTGGCCGCCGACCGGGGCGTGCCCGTGGTGAACCTCGAAGGGAACTGCCCGGCCAAGGCAGCCTTCCTTGCGCTGGCGGACGCCATCGCCGAAGCCTGCGACAGCAGCCTCGAGGCCCTGTCGGCGCCTGCCACAAAGAAATAG
- a CDS encoding protein-L-isoaspartate(D-aspartate) O-methyltransferase codes for MVDGLARQLAQRGVEAPAVLAAMGSVPRHLFVEEALRAHAYEDTPLPIGFGQTISQPSIVALMTAMLGPEPGMRVLEIGTGSGYQAAVLAAMGCTVFSLERMQKLHNATRSLLHSLQISAVRTYCRDGTKGLPLAAPFERIIVTAGGPEVPAPLLDQLAEGGILVIPVGSRPRTQRLLRVRKHLGRTDTEDLGPVIFVDLVGDHGWRP; via the coding sequence ATGGTGGACGGCTTGGCCCGGCAGCTTGCGCAGCGCGGGGTGGAGGCGCCGGCCGTGCTTGCGGCCATGGGCTCTGTGCCGCGTCACCTCTTCGTGGAGGAGGCGCTCCGCGCGCATGCCTATGAGGACACGCCGCTGCCCATCGGCTTCGGGCAGACCATCTCGCAGCCGTCCATCGTCGCGCTCATGACCGCCATGCTGGGGCCAGAGCCGGGCATGCGCGTGCTCGAGATCGGCACAGGCTCGGGCTACCAGGCGGCCGTCCTCGCCGCCATGGGCTGTACGGTCTTTTCGCTGGAGCGCATGCAGAAGCTGCACAACGCCACGCGCAGCCTGCTGCACTCGCTGCAAATTTCCGCCGTGCGCACCTATTGCCGCGACGGCACCAAGGGGCTGCCCCTTGCCGCGCCCTTTGAGCGCATCATCGTCACCGCGGGGGGGCCCGAGGTGCCCGCGCCGCTGCTTGACCAGCTGGCCGAGGGGGGTATCCTTGTCATTCCGGTTGGCTCGCGGCCGCGCACGCAACGCCTCCTGCGGGTGCGCAAGCACCTCGGGCGCACCGATACCGAAGACCTGGGCCCCGTCATCTTTGTGGACCTTGTGGGCGACCACGGCTGGCGCCCATGA
- a CDS encoding M23 family metallopeptidase, translating to MRTTSILSMALAVLVIGALAVGGYVFFKDLDGPTIQITPATGRVSPATVLEVTMKDPAGIRSLVVGIRKNNVLNVIFNRHFDDYLPERTVSVPLKDAQLREGAFEMEIRATDGSLAGFGQGNTRTELVPMRLDTQAPRISVRTLPPNVRRGGSAVIRYTIDEEVSRSGVLIAGYFVPGYLQKDGSYLCFFPFPYTMTARDYKNSVEITATDLAGNTTKSRLSVMAFERTFKSDNIDLKDNFLQAVENKLRHLAPGAANPLECYLYINNEVRAANVQTLRELSRDTAAAILWRGAFLRLPRSAARAGYADHRFFRYQGQLVGESYHLGFDLASVRNAEVPAANSGRVIFTAELGIYGNLIVIDHGLGVMSLYSHLSEILTEAGKVVNKGQVIGRTGSTGLAFGDHLHFGILVGGVEVTPLEWIDPKWIRDNIVERIGAEFFAGS from the coding sequence ATGCGTACCACAAGCATCCTTTCCATGGCGCTGGCGGTCCTCGTCATTGGCGCGCTGGCCGTTGGCGGTTATGTGTTTTTCAAGGACCTCGACGGCCCCACCATCCAGATAACGCCGGCCACCGGCCGCGTTTCGCCGGCCACCGTCCTTGAGGTCACCATGAAGGACCCGGCGGGCATCCGCTCGCTGGTGGTGGGCATCCGCAAGAACAACGTCCTCAATGTCATTTTCAACCGCCATTTTGACGACTATCTGCCCGAGCGCACGGTGAGCGTCCCCCTCAAGGACGCCCAGTTGCGCGAGGGCGCATTCGAGATGGAGATCCGCGCCACTGATGGCTCGCTCGCCGGCTTCGGCCAGGGCAATACCCGCACCGAGCTTGTCCCCATGCGGCTGGACACCCAGGCGCCGCGCATCTCCGTGAGGACGCTGCCGCCCAATGTGCGGCGCGGCGGCTCTGCGGTCATCCGCTATACCATTGATGAAGAGGTCAGCCGCAGCGGCGTGCTCATTGCCGGCTATTTCGTGCCCGGCTATCTGCAGAAGGACGGAAGCTATCTCTGCTTCTTCCCGTTCCCGTATACCATGACCGCGCGCGACTACAAGAATTCTGTGGAGATCACGGCCACGGACCTCGCCGGCAACACCACCAAGAGCCGGCTTTCGGTCATGGCCTTTGAGCGCACGTTCAAGAGCGACAATATCGACCTCAAGGACAACTTCCTGCAGGCGGTGGAAAACAAGCTCAGGCACCTCGCGCCCGGCGCCGCCAATCCCCTGGAGTGCTACCTCTATATCAACAACGAGGTTCGCGCGGCCAATGTGCAGACCCTGCGCGAACTCAGCCGCGACACCGCCGCCGCCATCCTCTGGCGCGGGGCCTTCCTGCGGCTGCCGCGCTCCGCCGCGCGCGCCGGCTACGCGGACCACCGCTTCTTCCGTTACCAAGGGCAGCTCGTGGGCGAGTCATACCACCTGGGCTTTGACCTCGCCTCGGTACGCAATGCCGAGGTGCCCGCCGCCAACAGCGGCCGTGTCATCTTCACCGCGGAGCTCGGCATTTACGGCAACCTCATCGTCATTGACCACGGCCTCGGGGTCATGTCCCTCTATTCGCACCTGAGCGAGATCCTCACCGAGGCGGGCAAGGTGGTGAACAAGGGGCAGGTCATCGGGCGCACCGGCAGCACGGGCCTCGCCTTTGGCGACCACCTGCATTTCGGCATTCTCGTGGGCGGCGTCGAGGTCACGCCGCTGGAATGGATCGACCCCAAGTGGATTCGCGACAATATCGTGGAGCGCATCGGCGCGGAGTTCTTCGCCGGCAGCTAG